The following proteins are co-located in the Lagopus muta isolate bLagMut1 chromosome 11, bLagMut1 primary, whole genome shotgun sequence genome:
- the CACNA2D2 gene encoding voltage-dependent calcium channel subunit alpha-2/delta-2 isoform X1, giving the protein MAMAAPTGSAAPVAPALCGHLALLLLLAAPAAHGYSFPQQHTMQYWARRLEQEIDGVMRIFGGVQQLRGIYNENRNLFEVKENVPRKLVEKVAGDIESLLAKKVRALKRLANAAEKFQKAHHWQDNIREEDIEYYDSKADTEFVSAVSTDDPDGEEIEREKSNSLKLEFTDDANFKTKVNYSYAAVQIPTDIYKGSTVILNELNWTQALEDVFIENRKEDPSLLWQVFGSATGVTRYYPATPWRAPNKIDLYDVRRRPWYIQGASSPKDMVIIVDVSGSVSGLTLKLMKTSVHEMLDTLSDDDYVNVASFNEKAKPVSCFKHLVQANIRNKKVFKEDVQGMVAKGTTDYKAGFEYAFDQLQNSNITRANCNKMIMMFTDGGEDRVQDVFEKYNWPNKTVRVFTFSVGQHNYDVTPLQWMACANKGYYFEIPSIGAIRINTQEYLDVLGRPMVLAGNRAKQVQWTNVYQDALGLGLVVTGTLPVFNLTEDNSDRKNQLILGVMGIDVALNDIKKLTPRYNLGANGYVFAIDLNGYVLLHPNLQPQIINFREPVTLDFLDAELEDENKEEIRRSMIDGNDGQRFIKTLIKSLDEQYIDEVFRTYTWAPIKSTNYSLGLVLPPYSTYYIQANLSDQILQVKLPNIKMKDFEYLLPNSFESEGHVFIAPREYCKDLDLSDNNTEFLENFIALMEKVTPDSKQCDNFLLHNLILDTGITQQLVERVWKDQDLNTYSLLAVFAATDGGITRVFPNKAADDWEEEPEPFNASFYRRSLDNKGYIFKPPYRDDGYQGLDLENNTIGILVSTAVELSIGGKTLKPAVVGVKLDLEAWAEKFKVLASNRTDRDQLGSRRCDPSSSCEMDCEANNKDLICVLIDDGGFLVLSNQEDHWYQVGKFFSEVDANLMSALYNNSFYARKESYDFQSVCAPEAQSNTGAAPRGVFVPTVADLLNLAWWTSAAAWSLFQQFLYSLTYSSWFQTEDVMAEGMEARETSCIMKQTQYYFSTVNATYNAIIDCGNCSRLFHAQRLANTNLLFVVADKPLCSQCESVKLLQAEVRAPPRDPNQCELVDRPRYRKGPHICFDYNATEDTSDCGRGASFTPSLGVLLSLQLLLLYASTSRHPLPPAACL; this is encoded by the exons AGGCTGGCAAATGCAGCAGAGAAGTTCCAGAAGGCCCATCACTGGCAGGACAACATCCGG GAGGAAGACATCGAGTACTACGACTCCAAGGCAGACACGGAATTCGTGAGTGCTGTGAGTACT GATGATCCCGATGGGGAAGAAATCGAGCGGGAGAAGTCCAACTCCCTGAAGCTGGAGTTCACCGATGATGCCAACTTCAAGACCAAGGTTAACTACTCATATGCTGCCGTGCAGATCCCCACTGACATCTACAAAGGCT CCACCGTGATCCTCAACGAGCTGAACTGGACGCAGGCACTGGAGGACGTTTTCATTGAGAACCGCAAGGAAGACCCCTCCCTGCTCTGGCAGGTCTTTGGCAGCGCCACCGGCGTCACCCGCTACTACCCTG ccaccccatggAGAGCACCCAATAAGATCGACCTGTACGACGTGCGCAGACGGCCCTG GTACATCCAGGGTGCTTCATCCCCAAAGGACATGGTCATCATCGTGGATGT GAGCGGCAGTGTGAGCGGCCTCACCCTCAAGCTGATGAAGACCTCGGTCCACGAGATGCTGGACACGCTCTCGGATGATGACTACGTCAACGTGGCCTCA TTCAACGAAAAGGCAAAGCCGGTGTCATGCTTCAAGCATCTGGTGCAGGCCAACATCCGCAACAAGAAGGTCTTCAAGGAGGATGTGCAGGGCATGGTGGCCAAGGGCACGACTGACTACAAGGCTGGCTTCGAGTATGCCTTCGACCAGCTGCAGAAT TCCAACATCACGCGTGCCAACTGCAACAAGATGATCATGATGTTCACGGACGGTGGTGAGGACCGGGTGCAGGATGTCTTTGAGAAGTACAACTGGCCCAATAAGACG GTTCGTGTCTTTACCTTCTCTGTGGGGCAGCACAACTATGACGTGACCCCGCTGCAGTGGATGGCATGCGCCAACAAAG GTTACTACTTTGAAATCCCCTCTATTGGTGCCATCCGCATCAACACACAG GAGTACCTGGATGTGCTGGGCAGGCCCATGGTGCTGGCTGGGAACCGTGCCAAGCAGGTGCAGTGGACCAACGTCTACCAGGATGCTCTG gggctggggctggtggTGACGGGCACGCTGCCTGTGTTCAACCTGACAGAGGACAACAGTGACAGGAAG AACCAGCTCATCCTGGGCGTGATGGGGATCGATGTGGCGCTGAACGACATCAAGAAGCTGACACCACGATACAAT CTGGGAGCCAATGGCTACGTCTTCGCCATTGACTTGAATGGCTACGTGCTGCTGCACCCCAACCTGCAGCCCCAG ATCATCAATTTCCGTGAGCCAGTGACGCTGGACTTCCTGGACGCCGAGCTGGAGGATGAGAACAAGGAGGAG ATCCGGAGAAGCATGATTGATGGGAATGATGGGCAGAGGTTCATCAAGACACTCATCAAGTCGTTGGATGAG CAATACATCGATGAGGTGTTCAGGACCTACACGTGGGCTCCCATCAAAAGCACCAACTACAG CCTGGGGCTGGTCCTGCCCCCCTACAGCACCTACTACATCCAGGCCAACCTCAGTGACCAGATCCTGCAAGTGAAGT TACCAAACATCAAAATGAAGG ATTTTGAATACCTGCTGCCCAACAGCTTTGAGTCGGAGGGACATGTGTTCATTGCTCCCAG AGAGTATTGCAAAGACCTCGACTTGTCAGATAACAACACCGAGTTCCTGGAGAACTTTATTGCCCTCATGGAAAAGGTGACCCCAGACTCCAAGCAGT GTGACAATTTCCTCCTGCACAACCTAATCCTGGACACAGGCATCACACAGCAGCTGGTGGAGCGCGTCTGGAAGGACCAGGACCTCAACAC GTACAGTCTCCTGGCTGTCTTCGCAGCCACAGATGGTGGCATCACCCGTGTCTTCCCAAACAA AGCTGCAGATGACTGGGAGGAGGAGCCGGAGCCCTTCAATGCCAGCTTCTACCGCAGGAGCCTGGATAACAAGGGCTACATATTCAAACCACCCTACAGGGATG ATGGCTACCAGGGGCTGGATTTGGAGAACAACACCATTGGGATCCTGGTGAGCACCGCTGTGGAGCTCAGCATCGGGGGCAAGACACTGAAGCCAGCAG TGGTTGGGGTGAAGCTGGACCTGGAGGCCTGGGCGGAGAAGTTCAAGGTTCTGGCAAGCAACCGGACAGACCGTGACCAGCTGGGCTCCCGGCGG TGTGACCCCTCGAGCAGCTGTGAGATGGACTGCGAGGCCAACAACAAG GACCTCATCTGCGTCCTCATCGATGACGGTGGCTTCCTGGTGCTCTCCAACCAGGAGGATCACTGGTACCAG GTGGGCAAGTTCTTCAGCGAGGTGGACGCCAACCTGATGTCTGCCCTCTACAACAACTCCTTCTATGCCCGCAAAGAGTCCTATGACTTCCAGTCTGTCTGTGCCCCTGAGGCCCAGAGCAACACGGGTGCTGCACCACGTGGTGTCTTTGTG CCCACCGTGGCCGACCTGCTGAACCTGGCCTGGTGGACCTCGGCGGCAGCCTG GTCCCTCTTCCAGCAGTTCCTCTACAGCCTCACCTACAGCAGCTGGTTCCAGACAG AGGACGTCATGGCAGAAGGCATGGAGGCGAGGGAGACGAGTTGCATCATGAAGCAGACGCAGTACTACTTCAGCACCGTCAACGCCACTTACAACGCCATCATCGACTGCGGGAACTGCTCCAG GCTGTTCCATGCGCAGAGGCTGGCCAACACCAACCTGCTCTTCGTGGTGGCCGACAAGCCCCTGTGCAGCCAATGCGAGTCCGTcaagctgctgcaggctgaggtCAGGG CTCCCCCGAGAGACCCGAACCAGTGTGAGCTGGTGGACAGGCCCCGCTACCGGAAAGGCCCCCACATCTGCTTTGACTACAATGCAACA GAAGATACCTCAGACTGCGGCCGAGGGGCATCCTTCACCCCCTCCCTCGGGGtcctgctctccctgcagttgctgctcctctACGCCAGCACCAGCCGGCACCCGCTGCCCCCGGCCGCCTGCCTTTAA
- the CACNA2D2 gene encoding voltage-dependent calcium channel subunit alpha-2/delta-2 isoform X3 — protein MAMAAPTGSAAPVAPALCGHLALLLLLAAPAAHGYSFPQQHTMQYWARRLEQEIDGVMRIFGGVQQLRGIYNENRNLFEVKENVPRKLVEKVAGDIESLLAKKVRALKRLANAAEKFQKAHHWQDNIREEDIEYYDSKADTEFVSAVSTDDPDGEEIEREKSNSLKLEFTDDANFKTKVNYSYAAVQIPTDIYKGSTVILNELNWTQALEDVFIENRKEDPSLLWQVFGSATGVTRYYPATPWRAPNKIDLYDVRRRPWYIQGASSPKDMVIIVDVSGSVSGLTLKLMKTSVHEMLDTLSDDDYVNVASFNEKAKPVSCFKHLVQANIRNKKVFKEDVQGMVAKGTTDYKAGFEYAFDQLQNSNITRANCNKMIMMFTDGGEDRVQDVFEKYNWPNKTVRVFTFSVGQHNYDVTPLQWMACANKGYYFEIPSIGAIRINTQEYLDVLGRPMVLAGNRAKQVQWTNVYQDALGLGLVVTGTLPVFNLTEDNSDRKNQLILGVMGIDVALNDIKKLTPRYNLGANGYVFAIDLNGYVLLHPNLQPQIINFREPVTLDFLDAELEDENKEEIRRSMIDGNDGQRFIKTLIKSLDEQYIDEVFRTYTWAPIKSTNYSLGLVLPPYSTYYIQANLSDQILQVKYFEYLLPNSFESEGHVFIAPREYCKDLDLSDNNTEFLENFIALMEKVTPDSKQCDNFLLHNLILDTGITQQLVERVWKDQDLNTYSLLAVFAATDGGITRVFPNKAADDWEEEPEPFNASFYRRSLDNKGYIFKPPYRDDGYQGLDLENNTIGILVSTAVELSIGGKTLKPAVVGVKLDLEAWAEKFKVLASNRTDRDQLGSRRCDPSSSCEMDCEANNKDLICVLIDDGGFLVLSNQEDHWYQVGKFFSEVDANLMSALYNNSFYARKESYDFQSVCAPEAQSNTGAAPRGVFVPTVADLLNLAWWTSAAAWSLFQQFLYSLTYSSWFQTEDVMAEGMEARETSCIMKQTQYYFSTVNATYNAIIDCGNCSRLFHAQRLANTNLLFVVADKPLCSQCESVKLLQAEVRAPPRDPNQCELVDRPRYRKGPHICFDYNATEDTSDCGRGASFTPSLGVLLSLQLLLLYASTSRHPLPPAACL, from the exons AGGCTGGCAAATGCAGCAGAGAAGTTCCAGAAGGCCCATCACTGGCAGGACAACATCCGG GAGGAAGACATCGAGTACTACGACTCCAAGGCAGACACGGAATTCGTGAGTGCTGTGAGTACT GATGATCCCGATGGGGAAGAAATCGAGCGGGAGAAGTCCAACTCCCTGAAGCTGGAGTTCACCGATGATGCCAACTTCAAGACCAAGGTTAACTACTCATATGCTGCCGTGCAGATCCCCACTGACATCTACAAAGGCT CCACCGTGATCCTCAACGAGCTGAACTGGACGCAGGCACTGGAGGACGTTTTCATTGAGAACCGCAAGGAAGACCCCTCCCTGCTCTGGCAGGTCTTTGGCAGCGCCACCGGCGTCACCCGCTACTACCCTG ccaccccatggAGAGCACCCAATAAGATCGACCTGTACGACGTGCGCAGACGGCCCTG GTACATCCAGGGTGCTTCATCCCCAAAGGACATGGTCATCATCGTGGATGT GAGCGGCAGTGTGAGCGGCCTCACCCTCAAGCTGATGAAGACCTCGGTCCACGAGATGCTGGACACGCTCTCGGATGATGACTACGTCAACGTGGCCTCA TTCAACGAAAAGGCAAAGCCGGTGTCATGCTTCAAGCATCTGGTGCAGGCCAACATCCGCAACAAGAAGGTCTTCAAGGAGGATGTGCAGGGCATGGTGGCCAAGGGCACGACTGACTACAAGGCTGGCTTCGAGTATGCCTTCGACCAGCTGCAGAAT TCCAACATCACGCGTGCCAACTGCAACAAGATGATCATGATGTTCACGGACGGTGGTGAGGACCGGGTGCAGGATGTCTTTGAGAAGTACAACTGGCCCAATAAGACG GTTCGTGTCTTTACCTTCTCTGTGGGGCAGCACAACTATGACGTGACCCCGCTGCAGTGGATGGCATGCGCCAACAAAG GTTACTACTTTGAAATCCCCTCTATTGGTGCCATCCGCATCAACACACAG GAGTACCTGGATGTGCTGGGCAGGCCCATGGTGCTGGCTGGGAACCGTGCCAAGCAGGTGCAGTGGACCAACGTCTACCAGGATGCTCTG gggctggggctggtggTGACGGGCACGCTGCCTGTGTTCAACCTGACAGAGGACAACAGTGACAGGAAG AACCAGCTCATCCTGGGCGTGATGGGGATCGATGTGGCGCTGAACGACATCAAGAAGCTGACACCACGATACAAT CTGGGAGCCAATGGCTACGTCTTCGCCATTGACTTGAATGGCTACGTGCTGCTGCACCCCAACCTGCAGCCCCAG ATCATCAATTTCCGTGAGCCAGTGACGCTGGACTTCCTGGACGCCGAGCTGGAGGATGAGAACAAGGAGGAG ATCCGGAGAAGCATGATTGATGGGAATGATGGGCAGAGGTTCATCAAGACACTCATCAAGTCGTTGGATGAG CAATACATCGATGAGGTGTTCAGGACCTACACGTGGGCTCCCATCAAAAGCACCAACTACAG CCTGGGGCTGGTCCTGCCCCCCTACAGCACCTACTACATCCAGGCCAACCTCAGTGACCAGATCCTGCAAGTGAAGT ATTTTGAATACCTGCTGCCCAACAGCTTTGAGTCGGAGGGACATGTGTTCATTGCTCCCAG AGAGTATTGCAAAGACCTCGACTTGTCAGATAACAACACCGAGTTCCTGGAGAACTTTATTGCCCTCATGGAAAAGGTGACCCCAGACTCCAAGCAGT GTGACAATTTCCTCCTGCACAACCTAATCCTGGACACAGGCATCACACAGCAGCTGGTGGAGCGCGTCTGGAAGGACCAGGACCTCAACAC GTACAGTCTCCTGGCTGTCTTCGCAGCCACAGATGGTGGCATCACCCGTGTCTTCCCAAACAA AGCTGCAGATGACTGGGAGGAGGAGCCGGAGCCCTTCAATGCCAGCTTCTACCGCAGGAGCCTGGATAACAAGGGCTACATATTCAAACCACCCTACAGGGATG ATGGCTACCAGGGGCTGGATTTGGAGAACAACACCATTGGGATCCTGGTGAGCACCGCTGTGGAGCTCAGCATCGGGGGCAAGACACTGAAGCCAGCAG TGGTTGGGGTGAAGCTGGACCTGGAGGCCTGGGCGGAGAAGTTCAAGGTTCTGGCAAGCAACCGGACAGACCGTGACCAGCTGGGCTCCCGGCGG TGTGACCCCTCGAGCAGCTGTGAGATGGACTGCGAGGCCAACAACAAG GACCTCATCTGCGTCCTCATCGATGACGGTGGCTTCCTGGTGCTCTCCAACCAGGAGGATCACTGGTACCAG GTGGGCAAGTTCTTCAGCGAGGTGGACGCCAACCTGATGTCTGCCCTCTACAACAACTCCTTCTATGCCCGCAAAGAGTCCTATGACTTCCAGTCTGTCTGTGCCCCTGAGGCCCAGAGCAACACGGGTGCTGCACCACGTGGTGTCTTTGTG CCCACCGTGGCCGACCTGCTGAACCTGGCCTGGTGGACCTCGGCGGCAGCCTG GTCCCTCTTCCAGCAGTTCCTCTACAGCCTCACCTACAGCAGCTGGTTCCAGACAG AGGACGTCATGGCAGAAGGCATGGAGGCGAGGGAGACGAGTTGCATCATGAAGCAGACGCAGTACTACTTCAGCACCGTCAACGCCACTTACAACGCCATCATCGACTGCGGGAACTGCTCCAG GCTGTTCCATGCGCAGAGGCTGGCCAACACCAACCTGCTCTTCGTGGTGGCCGACAAGCCCCTGTGCAGCCAATGCGAGTCCGTcaagctgctgcaggctgaggtCAGGG CTCCCCCGAGAGACCCGAACCAGTGTGAGCTGGTGGACAGGCCCCGCTACCGGAAAGGCCCCCACATCTGCTTTGACTACAATGCAACA GAAGATACCTCAGACTGCGGCCGAGGGGCATCCTTCACCCCCTCCCTCGGGGtcctgctctccctgcagttgctgctcctctACGCCAGCACCAGCCGGCACCCGCTGCCCCCGGCCGCCTGCCTTTAA
- the CACNA2D2 gene encoding voltage-dependent calcium channel subunit alpha-2/delta-2 isoform X2 produces MAMAAPTGSAAPVAPALCGHLALLLLLAAPAAHGYSFPQQHTMQYWARRLEQEIDGVMRIFGGVQQLRGIYNENRNLFEVKENVPRKLVEKVAGDIESLLAKKVRALKRLANAAEKFQKAHHWQDNIREEDIEYYDSKADTEFVSADDPDGEEIEREKSNSLKLEFTDDANFKTKVNYSYAAVQIPTDIYKGSTVILNELNWTQALEDVFIENRKEDPSLLWQVFGSATGVTRYYPATPWRAPNKIDLYDVRRRPWYIQGASSPKDMVIIVDVSGSVSGLTLKLMKTSVHEMLDTLSDDDYVNVASFNEKAKPVSCFKHLVQANIRNKKVFKEDVQGMVAKGTTDYKAGFEYAFDQLQNSNITRANCNKMIMMFTDGGEDRVQDVFEKYNWPNKTVRVFTFSVGQHNYDVTPLQWMACANKGYYFEIPSIGAIRINTQEYLDVLGRPMVLAGNRAKQVQWTNVYQDALGLGLVVTGTLPVFNLTEDNSDRKNQLILGVMGIDVALNDIKKLTPRYNLGANGYVFAIDLNGYVLLHPNLQPQIINFREPVTLDFLDAELEDENKEEIRRSMIDGNDGQRFIKTLIKSLDEQYIDEVFRTYTWAPIKSTNYSLGLVLPPYSTYYIQANLSDQILQVKLPNIKMKDFEYLLPNSFESEGHVFIAPREYCKDLDLSDNNTEFLENFIALMEKVTPDSKQCDNFLLHNLILDTGITQQLVERVWKDQDLNTYSLLAVFAATDGGITRVFPNKAADDWEEEPEPFNASFYRRSLDNKGYIFKPPYRDDGYQGLDLENNTIGILVSTAVELSIGGKTLKPAVVGVKLDLEAWAEKFKVLASNRTDRDQLGSRRCDPSSSCEMDCEANNKDLICVLIDDGGFLVLSNQEDHWYQVGKFFSEVDANLMSALYNNSFYARKESYDFQSVCAPEAQSNTGAAPRGVFVPTVADLLNLAWWTSAAAWSLFQQFLYSLTYSSWFQTEDVMAEGMEARETSCIMKQTQYYFSTVNATYNAIIDCGNCSRLFHAQRLANTNLLFVVADKPLCSQCESVKLLQAEVRAPPRDPNQCELVDRPRYRKGPHICFDYNATEDTSDCGRGASFTPSLGVLLSLQLLLLYASTSRHPLPPAACL; encoded by the exons AGGCTGGCAAATGCAGCAGAGAAGTTCCAGAAGGCCCATCACTGGCAGGACAACATCCGG GAGGAAGACATCGAGTACTACGACTCCAAGGCAGACACGGAATTCGTGAGTGCT GATGATCCCGATGGGGAAGAAATCGAGCGGGAGAAGTCCAACTCCCTGAAGCTGGAGTTCACCGATGATGCCAACTTCAAGACCAAGGTTAACTACTCATATGCTGCCGTGCAGATCCCCACTGACATCTACAAAGGCT CCACCGTGATCCTCAACGAGCTGAACTGGACGCAGGCACTGGAGGACGTTTTCATTGAGAACCGCAAGGAAGACCCCTCCCTGCTCTGGCAGGTCTTTGGCAGCGCCACCGGCGTCACCCGCTACTACCCTG ccaccccatggAGAGCACCCAATAAGATCGACCTGTACGACGTGCGCAGACGGCCCTG GTACATCCAGGGTGCTTCATCCCCAAAGGACATGGTCATCATCGTGGATGT GAGCGGCAGTGTGAGCGGCCTCACCCTCAAGCTGATGAAGACCTCGGTCCACGAGATGCTGGACACGCTCTCGGATGATGACTACGTCAACGTGGCCTCA TTCAACGAAAAGGCAAAGCCGGTGTCATGCTTCAAGCATCTGGTGCAGGCCAACATCCGCAACAAGAAGGTCTTCAAGGAGGATGTGCAGGGCATGGTGGCCAAGGGCACGACTGACTACAAGGCTGGCTTCGAGTATGCCTTCGACCAGCTGCAGAAT TCCAACATCACGCGTGCCAACTGCAACAAGATGATCATGATGTTCACGGACGGTGGTGAGGACCGGGTGCAGGATGTCTTTGAGAAGTACAACTGGCCCAATAAGACG GTTCGTGTCTTTACCTTCTCTGTGGGGCAGCACAACTATGACGTGACCCCGCTGCAGTGGATGGCATGCGCCAACAAAG GTTACTACTTTGAAATCCCCTCTATTGGTGCCATCCGCATCAACACACAG GAGTACCTGGATGTGCTGGGCAGGCCCATGGTGCTGGCTGGGAACCGTGCCAAGCAGGTGCAGTGGACCAACGTCTACCAGGATGCTCTG gggctggggctggtggTGACGGGCACGCTGCCTGTGTTCAACCTGACAGAGGACAACAGTGACAGGAAG AACCAGCTCATCCTGGGCGTGATGGGGATCGATGTGGCGCTGAACGACATCAAGAAGCTGACACCACGATACAAT CTGGGAGCCAATGGCTACGTCTTCGCCATTGACTTGAATGGCTACGTGCTGCTGCACCCCAACCTGCAGCCCCAG ATCATCAATTTCCGTGAGCCAGTGACGCTGGACTTCCTGGACGCCGAGCTGGAGGATGAGAACAAGGAGGAG ATCCGGAGAAGCATGATTGATGGGAATGATGGGCAGAGGTTCATCAAGACACTCATCAAGTCGTTGGATGAG CAATACATCGATGAGGTGTTCAGGACCTACACGTGGGCTCCCATCAAAAGCACCAACTACAG CCTGGGGCTGGTCCTGCCCCCCTACAGCACCTACTACATCCAGGCCAACCTCAGTGACCAGATCCTGCAAGTGAAGT TACCAAACATCAAAATGAAGG ATTTTGAATACCTGCTGCCCAACAGCTTTGAGTCGGAGGGACATGTGTTCATTGCTCCCAG AGAGTATTGCAAAGACCTCGACTTGTCAGATAACAACACCGAGTTCCTGGAGAACTTTATTGCCCTCATGGAAAAGGTGACCCCAGACTCCAAGCAGT GTGACAATTTCCTCCTGCACAACCTAATCCTGGACACAGGCATCACACAGCAGCTGGTGGAGCGCGTCTGGAAGGACCAGGACCTCAACAC GTACAGTCTCCTGGCTGTCTTCGCAGCCACAGATGGTGGCATCACCCGTGTCTTCCCAAACAA AGCTGCAGATGACTGGGAGGAGGAGCCGGAGCCCTTCAATGCCAGCTTCTACCGCAGGAGCCTGGATAACAAGGGCTACATATTCAAACCACCCTACAGGGATG ATGGCTACCAGGGGCTGGATTTGGAGAACAACACCATTGGGATCCTGGTGAGCACCGCTGTGGAGCTCAGCATCGGGGGCAAGACACTGAAGCCAGCAG TGGTTGGGGTGAAGCTGGACCTGGAGGCCTGGGCGGAGAAGTTCAAGGTTCTGGCAAGCAACCGGACAGACCGTGACCAGCTGGGCTCCCGGCGG TGTGACCCCTCGAGCAGCTGTGAGATGGACTGCGAGGCCAACAACAAG GACCTCATCTGCGTCCTCATCGATGACGGTGGCTTCCTGGTGCTCTCCAACCAGGAGGATCACTGGTACCAG GTGGGCAAGTTCTTCAGCGAGGTGGACGCCAACCTGATGTCTGCCCTCTACAACAACTCCTTCTATGCCCGCAAAGAGTCCTATGACTTCCAGTCTGTCTGTGCCCCTGAGGCCCAGAGCAACACGGGTGCTGCACCACGTGGTGTCTTTGTG CCCACCGTGGCCGACCTGCTGAACCTGGCCTGGTGGACCTCGGCGGCAGCCTG GTCCCTCTTCCAGCAGTTCCTCTACAGCCTCACCTACAGCAGCTGGTTCCAGACAG AGGACGTCATGGCAGAAGGCATGGAGGCGAGGGAGACGAGTTGCATCATGAAGCAGACGCAGTACTACTTCAGCACCGTCAACGCCACTTACAACGCCATCATCGACTGCGGGAACTGCTCCAG GCTGTTCCATGCGCAGAGGCTGGCCAACACCAACCTGCTCTTCGTGGTGGCCGACAAGCCCCTGTGCAGCCAATGCGAGTCCGTcaagctgctgcaggctgaggtCAGGG CTCCCCCGAGAGACCCGAACCAGTGTGAGCTGGTGGACAGGCCCCGCTACCGGAAAGGCCCCCACATCTGCTTTGACTACAATGCAACA GAAGATACCTCAGACTGCGGCCGAGGGGCATCCTTCACCCCCTCCCTCGGGGtcctgctctccctgcagttgctgctcctctACGCCAGCACCAGCCGGCACCCGCTGCCCCCGGCCGCCTGCCTTTAA
- the TMEM115 gene encoding transmembrane protein 115 — translation MRRYLPVARQHCVAALGGTSVVVKAVSGTVLLLYALSFAVDTAYGLAVTPGFLFLPRCWLWTLLTHGLVERRAAGVALSLGAVVAAGRLLEPRWGALELLVFFAVVNASVGLLGAAAYFLTYAATFHVAYLFDVHIHGGLGFLAGVLVALKQTMGDSTVLRVPQVRMKAVPMLLLLLLAALRLATLIESPALASYGFGLLSSWVYLRFYQRHSRGRGDMSDHFAFATFFPEILQPAVGLAANLVHTLLVKVRLCRKTVKRYDVGAPSSITISLPGTDPQDAERRRQLALKALNERLKRVEDQTAWPSMEDEEEEVVVRSEGPLLPEASVAGKAAGHESSLITFEDAPSQP, via the exons ATGCGGCGGTACCTGCCGGTGGCCCGGCAGCACTGCGTGGCGGCGCTGGGCGGCACCAGCGTGGTGGTGAAGGCGGTGAGCGgcaccgtgctgctgctgtacGCGCTGTCCTTCGCGGTGGACACGGCCTACGGGCTGGCGGTGACGCCCGGCTTCCTGTTCCTGCCCCGCTGCTGGCTATGGACGCTGCTGACGCACGGGCTGGTGGAGCGGCGGGCGGCCGGAGTGGCGCTCAGCCTGGGCGCGGTGGTGGCGGCCGGGCGGCTGCTGGAGCCGCGCTGGGGGGCCCTGGAGCTGCTCGTCTTCTTCGCCGTGGTCAACGCCTccgtggggctgctgggggccgCCGCCTACTTCCTCACCTACGCCGCCACCTTCCACGTGGCCTACCTGTTCGACGTGCACATCCACGGCGGGCTCGGCTTCCTGGCCGGCGTGCTGGTGGCCCTCAAGCAGACCATGGGCGACAGCACCGTGCTGAGGGTGCCCCAGGTGCGAATGAAGGCCGTgcccatgctgctgctcctgctgctggccgCGCTGCGGCTCGCCACCCTCATCGAGAGCCCTGCACTGGCCTCCTACGGCTttgggctgctctccagctgggTCTATCTCCGCTTCTACCAGCGGCACAGTAGGGGCCGCGGAGACATGTCCGACCACTTCGCCTTTGCCACATTCTTCCCTGAGATCCTGCAGCCCGCGGTGGGGCTGGCGGCCAACCTGGTGCACACACTTCTGGTGAAGGTGCGGCTCTGCCGGAAGACGGTGAAGCGCTATGATGTGGGCGCCCCGTCCTCCATCACCATCAGCCTCCCGGGAACGGACCCGCAGGATGCCGAGAGGAGAAG gcagctggccTTGAAGGCGCTGAACGAGCGGCTGAAGCGCGTGGAAGACCAGACAGCCTGGCCCAGCAtggaggacgaggaggaggaggtggtggtgaggAGTGAAGGCCCGCTGCTCCCTGAGGCCAGCGTGGCTGGGAAGGCAGCTGGCCATGAGAGCAGCCTGATCACCTttgaggatgccccatcccagccatga